A region from the Prevotella melaninogenica genome encodes:
- the priA gene encoding replication restart helicase PriA, producing the protein MTYANIILPLPLEGYFTYAVPDAMASRVTAGVRVSVPLGKSKKYVGVVADYPVNIPNPSGSLTADGKKITYKNIIDVLDDVPVLLPQQLKLWHWISDYYMSPIGDVYKAALPSGLKEEYGYRPRTELYIRLADSFRHEQTLSLMIDSMKRATKQVEVLMTYLQLAGVDEIEEIKPKTVLREVTREELMNVSHATVGVIRALQDRKILVTYEKEVGRLNHNMPPHPENIKPLNEAQTEAYNQILLQMMGHKVTLLHGVTSSGKTEIYIHLIQKALNEHKQVLYLLPEIALTVQITERLKAVFGNRLGIYHSKYSDAERVEIWQKQLQNTPYDVILGARSAVFLPFQRLGLVIIDEEHEQSFKQQDPAPRYHARSVAIMLAQMYPDAKTLLGTATPSMESYYNAKQGKYGLVELTRRYKDIQLPQIEIVDIKDLYRRKMMTGPFSPRLLVAVREALGHGEQVILFQNRRGFAPMVECRQCGWVPKCPNCDVSLTYHKNMNYLSCHYCGYTIKVPEVCPCCESEDIRGRGYGTEKIEDEIRYIFPEARVARMDLDTTRTRNAYERLINDFSTGKSNLLIGTQMISKGLDFDRVSVVGILNADSMLNYPDFRAYEQSFMMMSQVSGRAGRKGRQGLVILQTKSPELPVIQQVVRNDYKSFYADLLIERRDFHYPPFYRLVYVYLKHRDEDTVNSAGLELGSRLREIFGDRVLGPDKPTVARVKTLNIRKIMLKLENSIDYPRVRQYLRGALEAMLKDKRYGALQVYYDIDPL; encoded by the coding sequence ATGACTTACGCAAATATAATCTTACCCCTTCCTCTTGAGGGCTATTTCACGTATGCTGTACCCGATGCTATGGCATCTCGGGTCACTGCTGGCGTACGTGTGTCTGTACCATTAGGGAAGAGTAAGAAATATGTAGGTGTCGTTGCGGATTATCCTGTAAATATTCCGAATCCATCGGGAAGTCTTACTGCTGATGGGAAGAAGATTACCTATAAGAATATTATAGATGTACTTGATGACGTACCCGTGCTTCTCCCACAACAATTAAAGCTCTGGCATTGGATTTCCGATTACTATATGTCGCCTATTGGTGATGTCTATAAAGCGGCACTACCATCAGGACTGAAAGAGGAGTATGGTTATCGTCCTCGGACAGAACTTTATATCCGTTTAGCTGATAGCTTTCGTCATGAACAGACGCTCTCGCTTATGATTGATTCCATGAAGCGTGCTACGAAACAAGTGGAAGTTCTGATGACTTATTTGCAATTGGCTGGTGTTGATGAAATCGAAGAAATTAAGCCCAAAACGGTGTTACGTGAAGTGACAAGGGAGGAGTTGATGAATGTGTCTCATGCTACAGTTGGAGTCATTCGCGCATTACAAGATAGGAAAATTTTAGTTACCTACGAGAAGGAAGTTGGTAGACTGAATCATAACATGCCACCCCATCCAGAGAATATAAAACCTCTAAATGAGGCGCAAACAGAAGCTTATAATCAGATTCTCCTGCAGATGATGGGGCATAAAGTGACATTGCTGCACGGAGTGACTTCTTCAGGAAAGACTGAAATCTATATTCACCTTATTCAGAAAGCGCTTAATGAACATAAGCAGGTGCTGTATCTCTTGCCAGAGATAGCGCTTACGGTGCAGATAACAGAGCGTTTGAAGGCTGTTTTTGGCAATCGTTTAGGGATTTATCACAGTAAATATAGTGATGCAGAGCGTGTGGAGATTTGGCAAAAGCAATTGCAAAATACGCCCTACGATGTTATTTTGGGTGCTCGAAGTGCTGTTTTTCTCCCATTCCAACGATTGGGTCTTGTCATTATTGACGAGGAACATGAGCAGAGCTTCAAGCAACAAGACCCTGCGCCACGATACCATGCACGATCAGTGGCGATAATGTTGGCGCAGATGTATCCTGACGCTAAGACGCTTTTGGGTACGGCGACGCCCTCAATGGAAAGCTATTACAATGCAAAGCAGGGTAAGTATGGACTTGTAGAGCTAACACGACGCTATAAAGATATTCAATTACCCCAAATAGAAATTGTAGATATAAAGGATCTTTATCGTCGGAAGATGATGACAGGACCTTTCTCTCCACGTCTTCTTGTTGCCGTTCGTGAAGCCTTGGGGCATGGTGAGCAGGTAATCTTATTTCAGAATCGACGTGGTTTTGCGCCAATGGTGGAGTGTAGACAATGTGGTTGGGTACCGAAGTGTCCTAACTGTGACGTGTCGTTGACGTATCACAAGAATATGAACTACCTCTCCTGTCACTATTGCGGCTATACGATAAAGGTTCCAGAGGTCTGTCCTTGTTGTGAAAGTGAGGATATCCGTGGTCGAGGATATGGAACAGAGAAGATTGAAGATGAAATCCGTTATATCTTTCCTGAGGCTCGTGTAGCTCGTATGGACCTTGATACAACACGTACACGCAATGCCTATGAGCGTTTGATTAACGACTTCTCAACGGGGAAGAGTAATCTTCTGATAGGTACACAGATGATTTCAAAGGGACTTGACTTTGATAGGGTCTCAGTCGTTGGAATCCTCAATGCAGACTCAATGTTGAACTATCCCGACTTCCGTGCCTACGAACAGTCGTTCATGATGATGAGTCAGGTGAGCGGTCGTGCAGGTAGAAAAGGACGGCAGGGACTGGTAATCTTACAAACGAAGAGTCCAGAATTACCCGTCATTCAGCAGGTAGTACGTAACGATTATAAGTCGTTCTATGCCGATTTGCTAATCGAAAGGCGTGATTTTCATTATCCTCCATTCTATCGCCTTGTCTATGTCTATCTGAAGCATAGGGATGAGGATACGGTGAACTCTGCAGGTTTAGAGTTGGGTAGTAGGCTCCGTGAAATCTTTGGTGACCGTGTGCTCGGTCCTGATAAACCAACAGTGGCACGTGTGAAGACACTGAATATCCGTAAAATTATGCTAAAGTTGGAGAATAGTATTGATTATCCACGTGTTCGCCAGTATCTTCGTGGTGCTTTGGAGGCTATGTTGAAGGACAAGAGATATGGTGCTCTTCAAGTTTATTATGATATTGATCCACTTTAG
- a CDS encoding IS1182 family transposase — protein sequence MTKVHFRSYIHKKMILFPQRIDKDIAEDDPVRLLDALVDNLMLDKVYSLYKPSGRKPYHPQMMLKVILYAYMNNIYSCRRIESLLKRDIHFIYLAGYEQPDFITINRFRNRVKKEINNIFTQVVLLLADKGLISLDVEYIDGTKIESKANKYTFVWKRTVEKNRTKLQEQIRTLLLQVDDVIAQDNAAKKEGIEFTAALLDEISEELNKSLESIPEPKTKEEKQAVRTKKKQLKELEKKRNKLQEYDQHLEIMGERNSYSKTDPDATFMHMKEDAMRNGQTKPGYNLQIATENQFITDFALYANRTDTLTLPSFLESFNSRYHRYAKTVVADSGYGSEENYLFMDVHNMEAYVKYNYFHKEQRPRYTPNPFSPASLYYNKEQDFYVCPMGQHMRRIGMKRSLTSNGFVTYSVRYQAERCEGCPLRGLCFKARGNRIIEVNHQLQQYKQKARELLTSKEGIKHRGRRCIEPEAVFGQTKYNKAYKRFRHFGKDKVNMDFAFFAIAFNIGKMCRKTNLKELKAIMEVLLVTVRCFIQVYIGYLSPNKSFYMKLAA from the coding sequence ATGACAAAAGTACACTTTCGTTCTTACATACACAAGAAAATGATTCTTTTTCCTCAAAGAATCGATAAGGATATCGCAGAAGATGACCCTGTTCGTCTTTTAGACGCCTTGGTTGATAACCTTATGCTGGATAAAGTCTACAGTCTTTATAAGCCCAGTGGTCGCAAGCCGTATCATCCACAAATGATGCTCAAGGTGATTCTTTATGCCTATATGAATAATATCTATTCCTGCCGTCGTATAGAGTCGCTTCTCAAGCGTGACATTCATTTCATCTATCTGGCAGGATATGAGCAGCCTGACTTTATTACCATCAATCGTTTTCGTAATCGTGTGAAAAAGGAAATCAACAATATCTTCACACAAGTCGTATTATTACTTGCAGACAAAGGTCTGATAAGCCTTGACGTTGAATATATTGACGGTACAAAGATAGAATCGAAAGCCAACAAGTATACCTTCGTTTGGAAAAGAACCGTGGAAAAGAACCGCACCAAGTTGCAGGAACAAATACGCACACTCTTGCTTCAGGTTGACGATGTCATTGCGCAGGATAATGCCGCTAAGAAAGAAGGTATTGAGTTCACTGCAGCTCTGCTTGATGAGATATCCGAAGAATTGAACAAGTCTTTGGAATCAATCCCTGAACCTAAGACAAAAGAAGAAAAGCAGGCTGTTAGAACCAAGAAAAAACAGCTTAAGGAGCTTGAGAAGAAACGTAATAAACTCCAAGAGTATGACCAACACCTTGAGATAATGGGAGAAAGAAACTCTTATAGCAAGACCGACCCTGATGCCACGTTTATGCACATGAAGGAGGATGCTATGCGCAACGGACAGACTAAGCCAGGATATAATCTACAGATAGCAACTGAGAACCAGTTTATCACCGACTTTGCACTCTATGCTAACCGTACAGATACGCTTACACTTCCCTCTTTCTTGGAGTCCTTCAACTCACGCTACCATCGCTATGCAAAGACAGTCGTAGCCGATTCGGGATATGGCTCCGAGGAAAATTATCTGTTCATGGACGTACATAATATGGAAGCCTATGTGAAGTATAACTACTTCCATAAAGAACAGCGTCCACGCTATACACCTAACCCCTTCAGTCCTGCAAGCCTTTACTATAATAAGGAACAGGATTTCTACGTCTGCCCAATGGGGCAGCACATGAGGCGTATAGGCATGAAGCGTTCCCTAACCTCTAATGGATTCGTTACTTACAGCGTACGTTATCAGGCAGAACGCTGTGAGGGCTGTCCGTTGAGAGGTTTATGCTTCAAGGCAAGAGGAAACAGAATTATAGAAGTAAACCACCAACTACAGCAATATAAACAAAAAGCACGGGAACTACTGACCTCTAAAGAAGGTATCAAGCATCGAGGACGAAGGTGCATAGAACCTGAAGCTGTTTTTGGACAAACAAAATATAATAAAGCTTACAAGAGATTTAGACATTTTGGAAAAGACAAGGTCAATATGGACTTTGCCTTCTTTGCCATTGCCTTTAATATAGGAAAAATGTGCAGAAAAACTAATCTCAAGGAACTAAAAGCCATTATGGAGGTACTTTTAGTCACCGTCAGGTGCTTTATACAAGTTTATATAGGCTATTTAAGTCCCAACAAATCATTTTATATGAAATTAGCAGCATAG
- a CDS encoding porin family protein: protein MKKIISLALLALSFLVSVPVHADEPLKFGVKAGLNVSEFSFTSDVFDKTNQVGWFFGPTVKFTLPVVGLGMDASVLYDMRSAKLEYASETQTVKQQQISIPINARYSIGLGSMANIFFFGGPQIAFNVGEKEYDWNMKSTYALKNSNFSVNLGFGVTAFKHLQVSANYNIACGKTGDVTWKTTTDTATSALKKKDSHNSSWQLGLAYFF from the coding sequence ATGAAGAAAATTATTTCATTGGCTTTATTAGCCCTATCATTTCTTGTCTCCGTTCCAGTCCATGCTGATGAACCACTGAAGTTTGGTGTAAAGGCGGGACTAAATGTGAGTGAGTTTAGTTTTACAAGTGATGTATTCGACAAGACTAACCAAGTAGGGTGGTTCTTTGGTCCAACAGTGAAATTCACTTTACCCGTTGTTGGATTAGGCATGGATGCTTCTGTTCTCTATGACATGCGTTCAGCCAAGCTTGAATATGCATCTGAGACACAGACTGTAAAGCAGCAGCAAATATCCATTCCTATAAATGCACGTTATTCTATCGGTTTAGGTAGTATGGCTAATATCTTTTTCTTTGGTGGTCCTCAGATTGCTTTTAATGTTGGTGAAAAGGAATATGACTGGAATATGAAGAGTACCTATGCACTGAAGAATAGTAACTTTAGTGTGAACCTTGGCTTTGGTGTGACAGCGTTTAAGCACCTGCAAGTAAGTGCTAACTACAATATTGCTTGTGGTAAGACAGGTGATGTGACATGGAAGACGACTACAGATACAGCAACTTCGGCTTTAAAGAAAAAAGACAGCCATAACAGCTCATGGCAGTTAGGCTTAGCTTATTTCTTCTAA
- the gldN gene encoding gliding motility protein GldN gives MKKIFLIVCTACLALTVSAQPAARRNQQQRQSPANTISTRAQISFPTTAPMGEDVVWRRDIYRELKLTDDANAGLYYPTEPVGSQMNLFTYIFKLMMSGPNRGGVAAYNYRMDGNEIFTDSARVKPLQFLDNYHIFYERTDHGIRLDNSDIPSGEVKGYYLKESAYYDQGTATFHRKVVALCPIMYREDDFGDGEVKYPLFWVRYDDLAPFLAKQTIMTSNLNNAATMSVDDYFTMNLYKGKIYKTTNMLGKTLAQYCPNDSAMAAEQKKIERELIAFEKTIYGDPARQDSLDSISAAKKAEKAPKKIGRTRRTSPSSGSVSRSRRSSNSGSAGVSPARVTVRRERH, from the coding sequence ATGAAAAAGATATTTCTCATAGTCTGCACAGCCTGCTTGGCACTTACTGTAAGTGCACAGCCTGCTGCACGTCGTAACCAGCAACAGCGTCAGTCGCCTGCTAATACGATTTCTACACGTGCGCAGATATCCTTCCCAACAACTGCCCCGATGGGGGAAGATGTTGTTTGGCGACGTGACATCTATCGTGAACTGAAACTTACTGACGATGCGAACGCAGGGTTGTACTACCCTACTGAGCCAGTAGGTTCACAGATGAATCTCTTTACCTACATCTTCAAGTTGATGATGAGTGGACCTAATCGTGGTGGTGTTGCAGCCTACAACTATCGTATGGATGGAAATGAGATCTTCACGGATTCTGCACGAGTAAAGCCGTTACAGTTCCTTGATAACTATCACATCTTCTACGAGCGCACTGATCATGGTATTCGTCTTGATAACAGTGACATCCCTTCCGGAGAGGTTAAAGGCTACTATCTCAAAGAGAGTGCTTATTATGATCAGGGAACAGCAACCTTTCATCGTAAGGTTGTAGCCCTCTGTCCGATAATGTATCGTGAAGACGACTTTGGAGATGGCGAAGTGAAATACCCTCTTTTCTGGGTTCGTTACGATGATTTGGCTCCTTTCCTTGCGAAGCAAACCATTATGACAAGTAATCTGAATAATGCTGCAACGATGAGTGTTGATGATTATTTCACAATGAACCTCTATAAAGGAAAGATTTACAAGACAACCAATATGTTGGGTAAAACCCTCGCACAATACTGTCCTAACGACTCAGCAATGGCTGCTGAACAGAAGAAGATAGAACGTGAGTTGATTGCATTTGAGAAGACAATCTATGGCGACCCAGCTCGTCAAGATAGCCTTGATAGTATCTCTGCGGCTAAAAAGGCTGAGAAAGCACCAAAGAAGATAGGACGTACTCGTCGTACAAGTCCATCATCAGGCAGCGTTAGTCGCTCACGTCGTTCATCTAATAGTGGAAGTGCTGGAGTATCTCCAGCACGTGTTACGGTTCGCCGCGAACGTCATTAA
- the gldM gene encoding gliding motility protein GldM, with translation MAIKKRKISPRQKMINLMYIVLMAMLALNISTEVLNGFSVVEESLNRTTGNSSKENEAIFGELDQMMRKNPQKVKQWFVMASTVREMSDSLYNYAQSLKVAIVREADGEKGDPLNIEGKDNIEAASYIMLNPANGQGHKLYEAINNYRARILQFVTDPRQKKLIESNLSTTVPKHSMGKNWEEYMFENMPVAAAVTLLSKLQSDVRYAEGEVLHTLVANVGLKDIRVNKLQAFVVPSQTRLYPGETMTAQMFMGAVDSTQQPQVFVNGQLIKGNQITVKAGAPGKHNLSGYILIKDLSGNVLRRNFSQDYWVTGGPQPKEYINPQGMQKVPPFDGMATIAADLMNVLYAGFDNPITISIPNTSQSDVQATMSGGSLVSRGGGHFIARPSAVGQPVTISVSAKGRKIGEYKFRVRKLPDPSPYIAMGADRFKSGTLSKAALMSAPGIQAAIDDGLLDIPFNVTSFRVVFFDNMGNAVPLASNGASFSPQQKEQFRQLSRNKRFYITNVVVHGPDGTTRTLNGRNMEVIVR, from the coding sequence ATGGCTATTAAGAAGAGAAAGATTTCCCCTCGCCAGAAGATGATTAATCTTATGTATATCGTCCTCATGGCAATGTTGGCATTGAATATCTCCACAGAGGTACTCAATGGCTTCTCTGTTGTTGAAGAGAGCTTGAACCGTACAACGGGAAATTCATCCAAGGAAAATGAAGCTATCTTTGGCGAACTCGACCAAATGATGCGCAAGAACCCACAGAAGGTAAAACAGTGGTTTGTGATGGCATCAACGGTCAGAGAGATGAGTGATTCTCTCTATAACTATGCACAATCGCTGAAAGTTGCCATCGTTCGTGAGGCTGATGGTGAGAAAGGTGACCCTTTAAATATCGAAGGAAAGGATAATATTGAGGCTGCCAGCTATATTATGTTGAACCCAGCTAATGGGCAGGGACATAAGCTTTATGAGGCTATCAATAACTATCGAGCACGTATTTTACAGTTTGTTACAGACCCTCGACAGAAGAAACTTATCGAGAGTAATCTTTCTACAACGGTACCTAAGCATTCTATGGGTAAGAACTGGGAAGAGTATATGTTTGAGAATATGCCTGTTGCAGCAGCGGTAACACTTCTCTCGAAGTTGCAGAGCGACGTTCGCTATGCAGAAGGTGAGGTCTTGCATACCTTGGTAGCTAATGTAGGCTTGAAAGACATACGTGTCAACAAGCTACAAGCATTCGTCGTGCCAAGTCAGACACGCCTTTATCCAGGTGAGACAATGACTGCCCAGATGTTTATGGGTGCTGTTGACTCTACACAGCAGCCACAAGTCTTTGTTAATGGACAACTTATTAAGGGCAATCAGATAACTGTTAAGGCGGGTGCTCCGGGTAAACATAACTTGAGTGGATATATTCTTATTAAAGACTTGTCGGGTAATGTTTTGCGTAGAAACTTCTCACAAGACTATTGGGTAACGGGCGGTCCTCAACCAAAAGAGTATATCAATCCTCAAGGAATGCAGAAAGTTCCACCATTCGATGGAATGGCTACAATTGCTGCAGACTTGATGAATGTACTCTATGCAGGCTTTGACAACCCAATCACCATTAGTATTCCTAATACTTCTCAGAGTGATGTGCAGGCTACAATGTCTGGTGGTTCACTCGTATCAAGGGGTGGCGGTCATTTCATTGCACGTCCATCGGCAGTTGGTCAGCCTGTGACTATCTCTGTATCTGCGAAGGGTCGTAAGATAGGAGAGTATAAGTTCCGTGTGAGAAAATTGCCGGATCCATCGCCATATATCGCTATGGGTGCTGATAGATTTAAGAGTGGAACGCTTTCAAAGGCTGCTCTTATGTCGGCTCCGGGTATTCAGGCTGCTATTGATGACGGCTTACTTGATATTCCTTTCAACGTGACCAGCTTCCGTGTTGTCTTCTTTGACAATATGGGTAACGCCGTTCCGTTGGCAAGTAATGGTGCTTCGTTCTCTCCACAACAGAAGGAACAGTTCCGACAGTTGAGTCGTAACAAGCGATTCTACATCACTAACGTTGTCGTTCATGGACCTGATGGTACTACTCGAACGCTCAATGGAAGAAATATGGAGGTTATTGTGAGGTAG
- the gldL gene encoding gliding motility protein GldL, protein MTQYSKYNLIYHLQKWMDSVPGQTFLNYGYSWGASVVILGALFKLTHLPGANIMLYFGMGTEVIVFFLSAFDRPFDKTDDGRELPTHVTEEYLEGKEEVVERPVAAPQPQYAAAESIAQSVQQAMPSANDIAAAVVGQQSKAIADAQQQTPEMVEAQTNYVSALQNLTEMLGKVNDQSQRLTRDSEEMENLNRTLTGIAKVYEMQLKSASQQIGTIDQINDQTRKMAQQIEQLNSIYARMIEAMTVNMRVAAPGAAPQQSAPESL, encoded by the coding sequence ATGACACAGTACAGTAAATACAATCTTATATACCATCTGCAGAAGTGGATGGATAGTGTTCCTGGACAGACGTTCCTGAACTATGGTTATAGTTGGGGTGCTTCGGTGGTTATTCTTGGAGCTTTGTTTAAGTTGACCCACTTGCCGGGAGCTAATATTATGCTTTACTTTGGTATGGGTACTGAGGTTATCGTGTTCTTCCTCTCTGCGTTCGACCGTCCGTTTGACAAGACAGACGATGGTCGTGAACTCCCAACACATGTTACAGAGGAGTATCTTGAGGGTAAGGAGGAAGTTGTAGAGCGCCCTGTTGCTGCGCCACAGCCACAGTATGCTGCAGCGGAGAGTATCGCACAGAGCGTTCAGCAGGCAATGCCTTCAGCTAATGATATCGCTGCAGCCGTTGTTGGTCAGCAGAGTAAGGCTATCGCTGATGCGCAACAGCAAACGCCAGAGATGGTTGAGGCGCAGACAAACTACGTATCAGCATTGCAGAATCTAACGGAGATGCTGGGTAAGGTGAATGACCAGAGTCAGCGATTGACACGTGATAGCGAAGAGATGGAGAACCTTAATCGTACCCTCACTGGTATTGCTAAGGTTTACGAAATGCAGCTTAAGAGTGCCAGCCAGCAGATTGGTACCATTGACCAGATTAATGACCAGACTCGTAAGATGGCGCAACAAATTGAGCAACTCAATAGTATCTACGCTCGAATGATTGAGGCAATGACTGTTAATATGCGTGTGGCAGCACCGGGTGCAGCTCCTCAGCAGTCTGCTCCTGAAAGCTTGTAA
- a CDS encoding SUMF1/EgtB/PvdO family nonheme iron enzyme, whose product MKMKKSIVAICLGALVLGTLTGCFAGKSTASSGRGGEVTGVGGGRTFREPAPYGMTLVKRGWLRMGLEKQDSLWGKKTPVKDISVDGFWMDETEVTNSEYKQFVEWVRDSIIRTRLADPAYGGDESYMITEDKNGDPITPRLDWNKRLPRKPNEDEQRAFESLYVTNPVTGEKSIDGRQLNYRYEIYDYTSAALRRNRLNPQERNLNTDITVDPNEVVMISKDTAYVDENGVIHNETINRPLTGPWDFLNTYIVNIYPDTTCWVNDFRNSDNEIYLRNYFSNPTYNNYPVVGVTWEQANAFCAWRTEYLLKGLGREARYVQRYRLPTEAEWEYAARGKNQDEFPWDNQNVKNGNGCFFANFKPDRGNYTKDGNLITSKVGIYGTNSNGLYDMAGNVAEWTSTIYTEAGVDAMNDLNPQLDYKAAKEDPYRLKKKSVRGGSWKDPESYIRSAWRTWEYQNQPRSYIGFRCVRSLASSSSEAAKENKKSSKKKRR is encoded by the coding sequence ATGAAAATGAAGAAAAGTATAGTTGCCATTTGTCTTGGTGCACTCGTCTTGGGAACATTGACAGGCTGTTTCGCTGGTAAGTCAACCGCTTCGTCAGGTCGTGGCGGTGAGGTTACTGGCGTTGGTGGAGGTCGAACCTTCCGCGAACCAGCCCCTTACGGCATGACACTTGTCAAGCGTGGCTGGTTGAGAATGGGTTTGGAAAAGCAGGACTCCTTATGGGGTAAGAAAACTCCAGTAAAGGACATCTCTGTTGATGGATTCTGGATGGATGAAACGGAGGTGACCAATTCGGAGTACAAGCAGTTCGTTGAGTGGGTTCGCGATTCAATTATTCGTACCCGATTGGCTGACCCTGCATACGGTGGTGATGAAAGCTATATGATTACAGAGGACAAGAATGGTGATCCTATTACACCTCGTTTGGATTGGAATAAGCGACTTCCTCGTAAGCCTAATGAGGATGAACAGCGTGCTTTCGAGAGCCTTTATGTGACCAATCCTGTTACGGGTGAGAAGAGTATTGATGGTAGACAGTTGAATTATCGTTATGAGATTTACGATTATACCTCTGCTGCTCTTCGTCGCAATCGTTTGAATCCACAGGAGCGTAACTTGAATACTGATATCACAGTGGATCCTAATGAGGTGGTGATGATATCAAAAGACACTGCTTATGTCGATGAAAACGGCGTTATTCATAACGAGACTATCAATCGTCCGTTGACAGGTCCTTGGGACTTCCTCAATACTTACATCGTTAATATCTATCCTGATACGACTTGTTGGGTGAATGATTTTCGTAATTCAGACAACGAGATTTATCTCCGTAATTACTTTAGTAATCCAACTTATAATAACTACCCTGTAGTAGGTGTTACATGGGAGCAAGCTAATGCTTTCTGTGCTTGGCGTACAGAGTATTTGCTCAAAGGCTTGGGTAGAGAGGCACGCTACGTACAGCGTTATCGCCTCCCGACTGAGGCAGAGTGGGAGTATGCTGCTCGTGGAAAGAATCAGGATGAGTTCCCTTGGGACAATCAAAACGTGAAGAATGGTAACGGATGTTTCTTTGCAAACTTTAAGCCAGACCGTGGAAACTATACCAAAGACGGTAATTTGATTACGAGTAAGGTGGGTATCTATGGCACAAACTCTAATGGTTTGTACGATATGGCAGGTAATGTTGCCGAGTGGACAAGTACCATTTATACGGAGGCTGGAGTTGATGCGATGAATGACCTCAATCCTCAATTGGACTATAAAGCAGCCAAAGAAGACCCATATCGCTTGAAGAAGAAGAGTGTTCGTGGTGGTAGCTGGAAGGATCCAGAGAGCTATATCCGCAGTGCTTGGCGTACTTGGGAGTATCAGAACCAACCACGTAGCTACATCGGTTTCCGTTGTGTTCGTAGTCTTGCAAGTTCTTCAAGTGAGGCAGCTAAAGAGAATAAGAAAAGCAGTAAGAAAAAGAGAAGATAA
- a CDS encoding PorP/SprF family type IX secretion system membrane protein, with the protein MFKRLILISSLVCLIGSSVKAQYDPSYSHYWAMEPSFNPATVGKDNKLNVVGAYALDFAGYEHNPNTFYVGADMPVYFMKQYHGVGVSILNDKLGAFVHQRVAGQYAFRKDLWGGMISAGVQVGMLFEKLDGSKLDPEEGSDPALAQGEVNGHGLDLGTGIYYTHKNWYVGASVQHLNAPLVELGETNELQIKRTYYLTGGYNIKLRNPFLTIPTSVLARYDGVNYRTDITARLVYTHEKKVLYGGVSYSPTNSVTAYVGGTFHGINVGYSYEMYTGTAAFKNGSHGLFVSYQTDINLQKKGRNKHKSVRFL; encoded by the coding sequence GTGTTTAAACGTTTAATACTCATATCTTCACTTGTTTGTCTGATAGGAAGTTCTGTCAAGGCACAGTATGATCCGTCTTATAGTCACTACTGGGCGATGGAGCCATCGTTTAATCCAGCCACAGTAGGAAAAGACAATAAGCTGAATGTTGTGGGTGCTTACGCCCTCGACTTTGCAGGCTACGAACACAACCCGAATACTTTCTACGTAGGAGCAGATATGCCTGTCTATTTCATGAAGCAATATCATGGAGTAGGAGTTTCTATTCTAAATGATAAGTTAGGAGCCTTTGTTCATCAGCGTGTTGCAGGACAATATGCTTTCCGTAAGGATCTTTGGGGCGGAATGATATCTGCTGGTGTTCAGGTGGGTATGCTTTTTGAAAAATTAGATGGTTCTAAGTTAGATCCAGAGGAGGGGAGCGACCCTGCTTTAGCACAGGGAGAAGTTAATGGACACGGACTTGATTTAGGAACAGGTATCTATTATACACATAAGAATTGGTATGTTGGAGCATCTGTTCAGCATCTCAATGCGCCCTTAGTAGAGTTAGGTGAAACCAATGAGTTACAGATAAAACGTACATATTATTTAACAGGTGGATACAATATTAAATTGCGAAATCCGTTTCTTACTATACCGACTTCTGTTCTGGCACGTTATGATGGTGTGAACTATCGAACTGATATTACAGCTCGATTGGTCTATACTCACGAGAAGAAAGTACTTTATGGAGGTGTCTCCTATAGCCCAACAAATTCTGTTACAGCCTATGTTGGTGGAACTTTCCACGGAATCAATGTGGGCTATAGCTATGAGATGTACACTGGTACGGCGGCTTTCAAGAATGGTAGTCATGGGCTGTTTGTCAGCTATCAAACCGATATTAACCTGCAGAAGAAAGGCAGGAACAAACATAAAAGCGTAAGATTTCTATAG
- a CDS encoding DUF2795 domain-containing protein, with protein MYWTLELASKLEDAPWPATKDELIDYAMRSGAPLEVLENLQEIEDEGDVYDSIEDIWPDYPSKDDFLWNEDEY; from the coding sequence ATGTATTGGACACTTGAATTGGCCTCTAAGCTGGAAGATGCTCCATGGCCTGCAACAAAAGATGAGCTGATTGATTATGCAATGCGATCAGGTGCACCACTTGAGGTTCTTGAGAATCTTCAGGAGATTGAAGATGAAGGGGATGTCTATGATAGTATCGAGGATATCTGGCCTGACTATCCTTCAAAGGACGATTTCTTGTGGAATGAAGACGAATATTAA